A single window of Penaeus vannamei isolate JL-2024 chromosome 24, ASM4276789v1, whole genome shotgun sequence DNA harbors:
- the LOC113809596 gene encoding hematopoietic prostaglandin D synthase, which yields MPEYKLIYFNLMGRAELVRWLFAYGDVPYTDERIEREQWPEKKSSLPFPKVPILMVDDKPLPQSLAIARYVAKEVGLVPEDNLQAAYCDALADTISEMLGALRQIMMADKDEEEKRKQFKEDFFPNVLEPALTRLEKRLTEKQWFVGDKLTWADFIISLGFGHVKERKPEVFEKFPAVAGHIEKVRELPKIKEWIKKRPVTPY from the exons ATGCCCGAATATAAACTCATCTACTTCAACCTCATGGGCCGCGCCGAGCTGGTCCGCTGGCTCTTCGCCTACGGAGACGTTCCGTACACTGACGAGCGGATCGAGAGAGAGCAGTGGCCGGAGAAGAAGAGCA gtCTTCCCTTCCCCAAGGTCCCTATCCTGATGGTGGACGACAagcccctccctcagtccctggCCATCGCTCGCTACGTGGCCAAAGAAGTGGGACTCGTACCTGAGGACAACCTTCAGGCAGCCTACTGTGACGCCTTGGCTGACACCATCTCCGAGATGCTGGGGGCTCTGAGGCAGATTAT gatgGCAgacaaggacgaggaggagaagcgcAAGCAGTTCAAGGAGGACTTCTTCCCCAACGTTCTCGAGCCTGCGTTGACCCGGCTGGAGAAGAGGCTGACGGAGAAGCAGTGGTTCGTCGGAGACAAG ctGACCTGGGCCGACTTCATCATCAGCCTCGGCTTCGGACACGTCAAGGAGAGAAAGCCGGAGGTCTTCGAGAAGTTCCCCGCCGTCGCCGGACACATCGAGAAGGTCCGAGAACTTCCCAAGATTAAGGAGTGGATCAAGAAGAGACCCGTGACCCCATACTAA